One window from the genome of Clarias gariepinus isolate MV-2021 ecotype Netherlands chromosome 15, CGAR_prim_01v2, whole genome shotgun sequence encodes:
- the LOC128543050 gene encoding hyccin 2 isoform X3 — protein sequence MLGPVRGVVEEWLSEFKTLPEDLISGYTCCLRLKKGLVPALYAVIQEQPSSELLAPVCHQLFELYRSTEVGLRRFTLQFLPELIWVYLHHTASRERYRNGCVEALLLGIYNLEIVDGKGNSKLLSFTIPTLSKPSIYHEPSSLGSMFLTEGALNQHDLIRVVYSGLLPQRETFTSQNRFEVLSFLMLCYNSAVVYMPASSHQSVCRMSSRLCVCGYPRQQQKLWRESCSRVRLDPEFMVQMLTSVYHAIYNGQWELGREALEDILYRAKLELYAKPLLVADAMRCSLPPRPPDGTRNLLEVEATPTNKRVSQTAITAASIRRLRWKREADGGSCGEDSFDPDEGFSSGASSSSQPSSMKRGRVPGVRLSRDPVVWQRESTSVETRAVSCMRNHQHHQSPPPAITLRTAESSRSPSPSPSMARRFLDPHYLPPFAGPPPRTASTSSSKSLDCAGFNGSSGPTDSLSFGSLSADRGHCLSAISLQEMQLRRASRSQDLLSPESPFSSTSPLSKQSRSSSFNMQIISQV from the exons ACGTTACCTGAGGATCTGATCTCTGGCTATACTTGCTGCCTGCGTCTGAAGAAAGGTCTGGTGCCTGCACTGTATGCTGTCATACAGGAGCAGCCTAGCAGCGAG CTTTTGGCTCCAGTGTGTCACCAGCTGTTTGAACTCTATCGGAGCACAGAGGTGGGACTACGTCGTTTCACACTACAGTTCCTACCCGAGCTGATCTGGGTGTACCTGCACCACACTGCCAGCAGGGAGCGTTACCGCAATGGCTGTGTAGAAGCTCTATTACTAGGAATTTATAACCTG GAAATTGTGGACGGTAAGGGAAACAGCAAGCTTTTGTCCTTCACCATACCCACTCTCTCCAAACCGTCCATATACCATGAG CCCTCCAGTCTGGGTTCTATGTTTCTGACGGAAGGAGCGCTTAACCAACATGACCTGATCAGAGTGGTATACAGTGGTCTGCTGCCCCAAAGAGAAACGTTTACTTCTCAAAACAG GTTTGAGGTGCTGTCTTTCCTCATGCTGTGCTACAACTCTGCTGTGGTCTACATGCCGGCATCTTCGCATCAATCGGTCTGCAGAATGAGCTCACG gttgtgtgtatgtggttaCCCGCGTCAGCAGCAGAAGTTGTGGAGAGAATCGTGCAGCCGAGTGCGCCTGGATCCCGAGTTCATGGTGCAGATGCTGACTTCAGTTTATCATGCCAT CTACAACGGCCAGTGGGAACTTGGAAGAGAAGCTTTGGAGGACATCCTGTATAGAGCAAAACTAGAACTATACGCCAAGCCATTACTA GTAGCGGATGCAATGAGATGTTCGCTGCCACCACGACCACCAGATGGCACGCGGAATCTTCTGGAGGTCGAAGCTACGCCCACAAACAAGCGCGTCTCTCAGACAGCCATCACTGCTGCATCCATCCGCAGACTCCGCTGGAAACGAGAGG CTGATGGCGGGAGCTGCGGTGAAGACTCCTTCGACCCAGACGAGGGATTTTCCTCCGGCGCCTCGAGCAGCAGCCAGCCCAGCAGTATGAAGAGGGGCCGGGTTCCAGGAGTGCGTCTGTCCCGGGACCCGGTGGTGTGGCAGCGAGAGAGTACGTCTGTAGAGACCAGAGCTGTTTCGTGCATGCGaaaccaccaacaccaccagtCGCCTCCTCCGGCCATCACGCTCCGCACTGCCGAGAGCAGCAGAAGCCCCAGCCCCAGCCCCAGCATGGCTAGGAGGTTCTTAGACCCGCATTACTTGCCCCCATTCGCTGGTCCACCACCCCGAACTGCTAGCACATCTTCTAGTAAATCCCTGGACTGCGCCGGTTTCAATGGCTCATCCGGGCCGACAGATAGCTTGTCGTTCGGAAGCCTGAGTGCAGATAGGGGTCACTGTTTATCAGCGATCAGCCTGCAGGAAATGCAACTAAGGCGGGCGTCGAGAAGCCAGGATCTGCTTTCTCCTGAAAGTCCCTTTTCCTCTACAAGTCCTCTGTCTAAACAGTCTCGCTCATCCAGTTTTAATATGCAGATTATATCACAAGTGTAG
- the LOC128543050 gene encoding hyccin 2 isoform X1, producing MLGPVRGVVEEWLSEFKTLPEDLISGYTCCLRLKKGLVPALYAVIQEQPSSELLAPVCHQLFELYRSTEVGLRRFTLQFLPELIWVYLHHTASRERYRNGCVEALLLGIYNLEIVDGKGNSKLLSFTIPTLSKPSIYHEPSSLGSMFLTEGALNQHDLIRVVYSGLLPQRETFTSQNRFEVLSFLMLCYNSAVVYMPASSHQSVCRMSSRLCVCGYPRQQQKLWRESCSRVRLDPEFMVQMLTSVYHAIYNGQWELGREALEDILYRAKLELYAKPLLVADAMRCSLPPRPPDGTRNLLEVEATPTNKRVSQTAITAASIRRLRWKREGCFDFSTSAEFFSSIAPSQFSPLKQTPNPVHHGWTRSTIHRTVRGEADGGSCGEDSFDPDEGFSSGASSSSQPSSMKRGRVPGVRLSRDPVVWQRESTSVETRAVSCMRNHQHHQSPPPAITLRTAESSRSPSPSPSMARRFLDPHYLPPFAGPPPRTASTSSSKSLDCAGFNGSSGPTDSLSFGSLSADRGHCLSAISLQEMQLRRASRSQDLLSPESPFSSTSPLSKQSRSSSFNMQIISQV from the exons ACGTTACCTGAGGATCTGATCTCTGGCTATACTTGCTGCCTGCGTCTGAAGAAAGGTCTGGTGCCTGCACTGTATGCTGTCATACAGGAGCAGCCTAGCAGCGAG CTTTTGGCTCCAGTGTGTCACCAGCTGTTTGAACTCTATCGGAGCACAGAGGTGGGACTACGTCGTTTCACACTACAGTTCCTACCCGAGCTGATCTGGGTGTACCTGCACCACACTGCCAGCAGGGAGCGTTACCGCAATGGCTGTGTAGAAGCTCTATTACTAGGAATTTATAACCTG GAAATTGTGGACGGTAAGGGAAACAGCAAGCTTTTGTCCTTCACCATACCCACTCTCTCCAAACCGTCCATATACCATGAG CCCTCCAGTCTGGGTTCTATGTTTCTGACGGAAGGAGCGCTTAACCAACATGACCTGATCAGAGTGGTATACAGTGGTCTGCTGCCCCAAAGAGAAACGTTTACTTCTCAAAACAG GTTTGAGGTGCTGTCTTTCCTCATGCTGTGCTACAACTCTGCTGTGGTCTACATGCCGGCATCTTCGCATCAATCGGTCTGCAGAATGAGCTCACG gttgtgtgtatgtggttaCCCGCGTCAGCAGCAGAAGTTGTGGAGAGAATCGTGCAGCCGAGTGCGCCTGGATCCCGAGTTCATGGTGCAGATGCTGACTTCAGTTTATCATGCCAT CTACAACGGCCAGTGGGAACTTGGAAGAGAAGCTTTGGAGGACATCCTGTATAGAGCAAAACTAGAACTATACGCCAAGCCATTACTA GTAGCGGATGCAATGAGATGTTCGCTGCCACCACGACCACCAGATGGCACGCGGAATCTTCTGGAGGTCGAAGCTACGCCCACAAACAAGCGCGTCTCTCAGACAGCCATCACTGCTGCATCCATCCGCAGACTCCGCTGGAAACGAGAGG GCTGTTTTGATTTCTCAACCTCTGCTGAGTTCTTCTCGTCCATTGCGCCAAGTCAGTTTTCTCCTTTGAAACAAACACCCAACCCGGTGCACCATGGGTGGACAAGGAGCACCATCCATCGAACTGTGAGAGGGG AAGCTGATGGCGGGAGCTGCGGTGAAGACTCCTTCGACCCAGACGAGGGATTTTCCTCCGGCGCCTCGAGCAGCAGCCAGCCCAGCAGTATGAAGAGGGGCCGGGTTCCAGGAGTGCGTCTGTCCCGGGACCCGGTGGTGTGGCAGCGAGAGAGTACGTCTGTAGAGACCAGAGCTGTTTCGTGCATGCGaaaccaccaacaccaccagtCGCCTCCTCCGGCCATCACGCTCCGCACTGCCGAGAGCAGCAGAAGCCCCAGCCCCAGCCCCAGCATGGCTAGGAGGTTCTTAGACCCGCATTACTTGCCCCCATTCGCTGGTCCACCACCCCGAACTGCTAGCACATCTTCTAGTAAATCCCTGGACTGCGCCGGTTTCAATGGCTCATCCGGGCCGACAGATAGCTTGTCGTTCGGAAGCCTGAGTGCAGATAGGGGTCACTGTTTATCAGCGATCAGCCTGCAGGAAATGCAACTAAGGCGGGCGTCGAGAAGCCAGGATCTGCTTTCTCCTGAAAGTCCCTTTTCCTCTACAAGTCCTCTGTCTAAACAGTCTCGCTCATCCAGTTTTAATATGCAGATTATATCACAAGTGTAG
- the LOC128543050 gene encoding hyccin 2 isoform X2 — protein sequence MLGPVRGVVEEWLSEFKTLPEDLISGYTCCLRLKKGLVPALYAVIQEQPSSELLAPVCHQLFELYRSTEVGLRRFTLQFLPELIWVYLHHTASRERYRNGCVEALLLGIYNLEIVDGKGNSKLLSFTIPTLSKPSIYHEPSSLGSMFLTEGALNQHDLIRVVYSGLLPQRETFTSQNRFEVLSFLMLCYNSAVVYMPASSHQSVCRMSSRLCVCGYPRQQQKLWRESCSRVRLDPEFMVQMLTSVYHAIYNGQWELGREALEDILYRAKLELYAKPLLVADAMRCSLPPRPPDGTRNLLEVEATPTNKRVSQTAITAASIRRLRWKREEADGGSCGEDSFDPDEGFSSGASSSSQPSSMKRGRVPGVRLSRDPVVWQRESTSVETRAVSCMRNHQHHQSPPPAITLRTAESSRSPSPSPSMARRFLDPHYLPPFAGPPPRTASTSSSKSLDCAGFNGSSGPTDSLSFGSLSADRGHCLSAISLQEMQLRRASRSQDLLSPESPFSSTSPLSKQSRSSSFNMQIISQV from the exons ACGTTACCTGAGGATCTGATCTCTGGCTATACTTGCTGCCTGCGTCTGAAGAAAGGTCTGGTGCCTGCACTGTATGCTGTCATACAGGAGCAGCCTAGCAGCGAG CTTTTGGCTCCAGTGTGTCACCAGCTGTTTGAACTCTATCGGAGCACAGAGGTGGGACTACGTCGTTTCACACTACAGTTCCTACCCGAGCTGATCTGGGTGTACCTGCACCACACTGCCAGCAGGGAGCGTTACCGCAATGGCTGTGTAGAAGCTCTATTACTAGGAATTTATAACCTG GAAATTGTGGACGGTAAGGGAAACAGCAAGCTTTTGTCCTTCACCATACCCACTCTCTCCAAACCGTCCATATACCATGAG CCCTCCAGTCTGGGTTCTATGTTTCTGACGGAAGGAGCGCTTAACCAACATGACCTGATCAGAGTGGTATACAGTGGTCTGCTGCCCCAAAGAGAAACGTTTACTTCTCAAAACAG GTTTGAGGTGCTGTCTTTCCTCATGCTGTGCTACAACTCTGCTGTGGTCTACATGCCGGCATCTTCGCATCAATCGGTCTGCAGAATGAGCTCACG gttgtgtgtatgtggttaCCCGCGTCAGCAGCAGAAGTTGTGGAGAGAATCGTGCAGCCGAGTGCGCCTGGATCCCGAGTTCATGGTGCAGATGCTGACTTCAGTTTATCATGCCAT CTACAACGGCCAGTGGGAACTTGGAAGAGAAGCTTTGGAGGACATCCTGTATAGAGCAAAACTAGAACTATACGCCAAGCCATTACTA GTAGCGGATGCAATGAGATGTTCGCTGCCACCACGACCACCAGATGGCACGCGGAATCTTCTGGAGGTCGAAGCTACGCCCACAAACAAGCGCGTCTCTCAGACAGCCATCACTGCTGCATCCATCCGCAGACTCCGCTGGAAACGAGAGG AAGCTGATGGCGGGAGCTGCGGTGAAGACTCCTTCGACCCAGACGAGGGATTTTCCTCCGGCGCCTCGAGCAGCAGCCAGCCCAGCAGTATGAAGAGGGGCCGGGTTCCAGGAGTGCGTCTGTCCCGGGACCCGGTGGTGTGGCAGCGAGAGAGTACGTCTGTAGAGACCAGAGCTGTTTCGTGCATGCGaaaccaccaacaccaccagtCGCCTCCTCCGGCCATCACGCTCCGCACTGCCGAGAGCAGCAGAAGCCCCAGCCCCAGCCCCAGCATGGCTAGGAGGTTCTTAGACCCGCATTACTTGCCCCCATTCGCTGGTCCACCACCCCGAACTGCTAGCACATCTTCTAGTAAATCCCTGGACTGCGCCGGTTTCAATGGCTCATCCGGGCCGACAGATAGCTTGTCGTTCGGAAGCCTGAGTGCAGATAGGGGTCACTGTTTATCAGCGATCAGCCTGCAGGAAATGCAACTAAGGCGGGCGTCGAGAAGCCAGGATCTGCTTTCTCCTGAAAGTCCCTTTTCCTCTACAAGTCCTCTGTCTAAACAGTCTCGCTCATCCAGTTTTAATATGCAGATTATATCACAAGTGTAG